The proteins below are encoded in one region of Methanosarcina barkeri 3:
- a CDS encoding putative quinol monooxygenase gives MVAKNYVKPEKTQEFLGLCRKLVEASLKDEGCIDYGLYQELENSGNLTFLEEWKDEKSLDQHLNSSHFKEIFPLLSEYLEKETEVNVYRKTL, from the coding sequence GTGGTTGCAAAAAATTATGTCAAACCTGAGAAGACTCAGGAATTTTTAGGATTATGCAGAAAACTCGTTGAAGCATCATTAAAGGATGAAGGCTGCATCGATTATGGGCTGTACCAGGAACTTGAAAACTCAGGAAACCTGACATTCTTAGAAGAATGGAAAGATGAAAAAAGCCTTGATCAGCATTTAAATTCCAGTCATTTTAAAGAAATATTTCCATTGCTTTCGGAATATCTTGAAAAAGAAACTGAGGTTAATGTCTATAGAAAAACACTGTAA
- a CDS encoding nitroreductase family protein encodes METLEAIHTRRSIRKYTDRPVPRELVTELLRAAMSAPSAVNTQPWIFIIIDDRKLLDEVPTFSPYAGMCREAPLAILVCGDTTLEKVPGYWVQDCSAATQNLLLAAHDAGLGAVWTGIYPMKDRVEGFRKAFGLPEHVIPLAFVPLGYPDQKPGPQDRFDKTKIYHNRYGQKRE; translated from the coding sequence ATGGAAACTCTTGAAGCAATCCACACTCGCCGAAGCATTCGAAAATATACTGACAGGCCTGTTCCGAGAGAGCTTGTTACCGAACTTCTCAGAGCTGCAATGAGTGCTCCGTCAGCAGTCAACACCCAACCCTGGATCTTTATTATTATTGATGACAGGAAGCTCCTTGATGAAGTCCCTACTTTCAGCCCTTATGCAGGCATGTGCAGGGAAGCTCCTCTTGCAATTCTTGTCTGTGGGGATACAACTCTTGAAAAAGTTCCAGGGTACTGGGTTCAGGACTGTTCGGCAGCTACCCAGAACCTCCTGCTTGCAGCTCACGATGCCGGGCTTGGGGCAGTCTGGACCGGGATCTATCCGATGAAGGACCGGGTTGAAGGTTTCAGGAAAGCCTTTGGACTGCCTGAACACGTAATTCCTCTAGCTTTTGTACCCTTAGGTTATCCTGACCAGAAACCAGGTCCTCAGGACAGGTTTGATAAAACAAAAATCTACCACAACAGGTACGGCCAAAAAAGAGAGTGA
- a CDS encoding ATP-dependent DNA helicase: MMQKNGYMRYFTKQSCYPNQAEAMEKIHSALLSEKIVLFEGACGTGKTLSALAPALSVGKKLNKVVIIVTNVHQQMVQFINEARDISRGNDIKTIVFKGKTSMCPENLDYEECRLKGENTYDLLDLEREVSSKEKELKDAYEKYKRTKDPTLYALRTELEKELEETKKRTRALRNNSCPELYEVLKFEGNEFSNWLFSDVKSPEEILEYAEDRDMCGYELLKKELKNAELLICNFHHVLSGEIFMMLLKWLERDPEDIILIFDEAHNIEASARSHSSIMLSELTIEKALSEVGETPESHNSLMLGKETGSGGGIPLDQDYAARLYAKRLFTCLLNALRDTCDSKLKFGERNRLGKHWQDIQISDPYERFDILKARFLREAIKEGFADEEKVLTRLREIGEFGGRLEELYAENYKKGLLTVPKRSQIRYVADFLSSYLVLSDRQNYYPIVNVRRDFKSDKIASRIELFTCIPKNVTQPLFDSIYSAVLMSATLRPFEMIKSTLGISREVEEISYGTTFPIERRLTLTVSIPPLFSKNRDSPDTLENVKEALLAATIASPGNVIIYFQSYAEALRYTKLLEPELSIPIFLDETGVSAQEIRKEFFKIGEQGGKALLITYLWGTLSEGVDFRDSRGRTVIIVGVGYPALNDRIKAVESAYDAVFGSGEGWEFAVQVPTIRKVRQAMGRIVRSPEDYGVRILLDSRYQGSQMHKLGKFSVFNYFPPEEKKEFIDIAPRDVGSLVEEFFAHVTSTSENEPESEASSQMNFGSLAEKL; the protein is encoded by the coding sequence ATGATGCAAAAGAACGGATATATGCGGTATTTTACGAAACAGAGCTGTTACCCTAATCAGGCAGAAGCAATGGAGAAGATTCATTCGGCTCTCCTGAGCGAAAAAATCGTGCTTTTTGAAGGAGCGTGTGGGACAGGCAAGACTTTAAGCGCACTTGCCCCTGCATTGAGTGTGGGGAAAAAACTCAATAAGGTCGTTATTATAGTCACTAATGTCCATCAACAGATGGTCCAATTTATAAATGAGGCAAGAGATATTTCACGGGGCAACGACATAAAAACAATCGTTTTTAAGGGCAAGACTTCGATGTGCCCTGAAAATCTCGATTACGAAGAATGCAGGCTCAAAGGGGAAAATACCTATGACCTCCTTGACCTTGAACGAGAAGTTTCTTCAAAAGAAAAAGAGCTCAAGGACGCCTATGAGAAATACAAACGGACAAAAGACCCTACTCTTTATGCCCTCAGGACCGAGCTTGAAAAAGAACTCGAAGAAACTAAGAAAAGAACTCGGGCTTTAAGGAACAATTCCTGCCCTGAATTATATGAAGTTCTGAAATTTGAAGGTAATGAATTTTCTAACTGGCTTTTTTCTGATGTAAAGAGCCCGGAAGAAATCCTGGAGTATGCCGAAGACCGGGACATGTGCGGATATGAACTGCTGAAAAAAGAACTCAAAAACGCCGAACTTCTAATTTGCAATTTTCATCACGTCCTCAGTGGCGAAATTTTTATGATGCTACTTAAATGGCTCGAACGCGATCCTGAAGACATTATCCTGATCTTTGACGAAGCTCATAATATTGAGGCGTCTGCCCGTTCCCATTCTTCAATAATGCTCTCGGAACTGACTATTGAAAAAGCCCTTTCGGAAGTAGGCGAAACTCCCGAATCTCACAATTCACTTATGTTAGGAAAAGAAACTGGTTCCGGAGGTGGAATTCCTCTTGACCAGGACTATGCGGCTAGATTATATGCAAAAAGGCTGTTTACCTGCCTCCTTAACGCTCTTAGAGATACCTGTGACTCAAAATTGAAATTCGGAGAAAGAAACAGGCTTGGAAAACACTGGCAAGATATTCAGATAAGTGATCCCTACGAGCGGTTTGACATCCTGAAAGCTCGCTTTTTACGGGAGGCGATAAAGGAAGGTTTTGCGGATGAGGAAAAAGTCCTGACCCGGTTGAGGGAGATTGGCGAGTTCGGAGGCAGGCTGGAAGAACTTTATGCGGAGAACTACAAAAAAGGGCTTCTTACAGTTCCGAAACGTTCCCAGATCCGATATGTTGCAGACTTTTTATCTTCTTACCTCGTACTTTCGGACAGGCAAAATTACTATCCAATTGTGAACGTGCGCAGAGATTTCAAAAGCGATAAAATTGCCAGCAGGATCGAGCTTTTCACGTGCATCCCTAAAAATGTGACCCAGCCCTTGTTTGATTCCATTTATTCGGCAGTGTTAATGTCGGCTACACTCCGGCCCTTTGAAATGATAAAGTCCACGCTTGGCATCTCAAGGGAAGTAGAAGAGATTTCCTACGGAACGACATTTCCAATAGAAAGAAGGCTGACCCTCACGGTTTCCATCCCTCCCCTTTTTTCAAAGAACCGGGACAGCCCGGACACGCTTGAGAACGTGAAAGAAGCCCTGCTTGCAGCTACTATTGCATCGCCTGGAAATGTGATTATTTATTTCCAGAGCTATGCCGAAGCACTTCGCTATACCAAACTCCTTGAACCTGAACTTTCTATTCCCATTTTCCTTGATGAAACGGGGGTCTCAGCCCAGGAAATCCGAAAGGAATTCTTCAAAATAGGAGAGCAGGGAGGAAAAGCTTTACTTATAACCTATCTCTGGGGAACATTAAGTGAAGGCGTTGACTTCAGAGATTCCAGGGGCAGGACAGTGATTATAGTGGGAGTCGGATACCCTGCTCTAAATGACCGAATTAAGGCAGTTGAATCTGCTTATGATGCTGTTTTTGGCTCTGGGGAAGGCTGGGAGTTTGCAGTCCAGGTGCCGACAATTAGAAAGGTCAGGCAGGCAATGGGAAGAATAGTACGTTCTCCTGAAGACTACGGGGTAAGGATTCTCCTTGATTCGCGCTACCAGGGCTCACAGATGCATAAACTTGGCAAATTTTCAGTTTTTAACTATTTTCCGCCTGAAGAAAAGAAAGAGTTCATAGACATTGCACCCAGGGACGTAGGAAGTCTAGTGGAAGAATTTTTTGCGCATGTCACATCCACCAGTGAAAATGAGCCGGAGTCCGAGGCTTCAAGCCAGATGAATTTCGGAAGCCTTGCTGAAAAGCTTTGA
- the fdhD gene encoding formate dehydrogenase accessory sulfurtransferase FdhD: MPEKYTTPYPAKRIYSDGRSEDVKVLLAKECPIKLFLNGKLFTTLFASPLELKELAVGHLITEGIVSFREIENIEVEGSTIRVRTRKESQDIYTENSGEVEEAREVEEVKEVKEVGKAGKKEKASRELFVDSDSMFEPQIVFTGTEYLESDTYKLTRGTHLAALIDRNGKLAVQIVDVGRHNAVDKAVGAAFLKGLDLSQHYMLSTGRQPAYMVIKAARAGIPLIATKSMPFDSGVEAAKKANVCLIGQLRNESMLIFASEWRVKF; encoded by the coding sequence ATGCCCGAAAAATATACCACTCCTTATCCTGCAAAAAGAATATACTCAGACGGCAGATCTGAAGATGTTAAAGTACTGCTCGCAAAGGAATGCCCTATTAAGCTTTTTCTCAATGGAAAACTCTTTACGACACTTTTTGCCTCCCCGCTCGAACTTAAAGAACTTGCTGTCGGCCACCTGATTACAGAAGGAATTGTCAGTTTCAGGGAAATCGAAAATATTGAGGTAGAAGGCAGTACTATTCGTGTCCGGACTCGAAAGGAGAGCCAGGATATCTACACAGAAAACTCCGGAGAAGTCGAAGAAGCCAGAGAAGTCGAAGAAGTTAAAGAAGTTAAAGAAGTTGGAAAAGCCGGAAAAAAAGAAAAGGCCAGCAGAGAACTTTTTGTAGATTCTGACTCTATGTTTGAACCGCAAATCGTTTTTACAGGTACAGAATACCTTGAATCTGACACATACAAACTTACCAGAGGAACCCATCTGGCAGCCCTGATAGACCGAAACGGAAAACTTGCAGTGCAAATAGTTGACGTTGGACGGCATAATGCCGTAGACAAAGCCGTAGGGGCTGCCTTTCTCAAAGGTCTTGACCTCTCACAACATTACATGCTCTCTACAGGTCGGCAGCCTGCCTATATGGTCATAAAAGCCGCTCGAGCAGGGATCCCTCTTATAGCCACCAAATCCATGCCCTTCGACTCAGGCGTTGAAGCCGCAAAAAAAGCAAACGTATGCCTCATAGGCCAGCTTAGAAACGAATCCATGCTCATCTTCGCCAGCGAATGGCGGGTAAAATTTTAA
- a CDS encoding helix-turn-helix domain-containing protein, whose product MVSEIRNNKHCQCPVEATLEVIGGKWKPIILWQLRTEKLRFSGLQQSMQGISPKMLTKQLRELEEDGLILREVYPEIPPKVEYSLTEFGMTVLPVLEALCKWGVKYLGRECVLDKQ is encoded by the coding sequence ATGGTGAGTGAGATAAGGAATAACAAACATTGTCAGTGTCCTGTGGAAGCAACCCTGGAGGTAATTGGCGGAAAATGGAAGCCTATTATTCTCTGGCAGTTGAGGACAGAAAAACTGCGGTTTTCAGGGCTCCAGCAAAGTATGCAAGGTATTTCACCCAAAATGCTTACGAAACAGCTCAGAGAGCTCGAAGAAGACGGGCTTATTCTCAGGGAAGTTTATCCTGAAATCCCTCCTAAAGTTGAATACTCACTAACCGAATTCGGAATGACCGTACTTCCGGTCCTTGAGGCTCTTTGCAAATGGGGAGTTAAGTATCTCGGAAGAGAATGCGTACTGGATAAGCAGTAA
- a CDS encoding flavodoxin family protein has translation MKVVAFNGSPRKEGNTAILIKYVLAELEKEGIETEVMQVGGKKIHGCTACGKCYEKMDKKCINDKDIVNKCIEKMIEADGIILASPTYFADLTPELKALIDRAGFVAKANSEMFRHKAGAAVVAVRRAGSIHVFDSINHFFTISQMIIPGSSYWNMGIGLAEGDVEKDEEGIQTMQTLGQNMAWLLKKLNAKPF, from the coding sequence ATGAAAGTTGTTGCGTTTAACGGAAGTCCGAGAAAAGAAGGAAATACAGCTATCCTTATAAAGTATGTCCTTGCAGAACTTGAAAAGGAAGGAATAGAAACCGAAGTTATGCAGGTAGGAGGAAAAAAAATTCACGGCTGCACAGCTTGCGGGAAATGCTACGAAAAAATGGATAAGAAATGTATAAATGACAAGGATATAGTCAACAAATGCATTGAAAAAATGATTGAAGCCGATGGCATAATTCTAGCTTCGCCTACTTATTTTGCAGACTTAACTCCCGAACTTAAAGCTTTAATTGACAGGGCAGGTTTTGTTGCTAAAGCCAACAGCGAAATGTTCAGGCATAAAGCCGGAGCTGCAGTTGTTGCAGTGAGAAGAGCAGGCTCAATTCACGTTTTTGACTCAATCAACCATTTCTTCACAATTTCACAGATGATAATCCCGGGATCAAGCTACTGGAATATGGGAATAGGGCTTGCCGAAGGGGACGTTGAAAAAGATGAAGAGGGCATTCAAACAATGCAGACTCTGGGCCAGAATATGGCATGGCTTTTGAAGAAGCTCAATGCCAAGCCTTTTTAA
- a CDS encoding PKD domain-containing protein: protein MKMNKKLCSVALASTAIVLFLILTLSTTSAATAQSTSNTAKYAYITNSGATTVSVIDTATNKVTATVNVGSNPYGVAVNPKGTKVYVASDVNDAVSVIDTVTNKVTATVPVGSDPWGVAVNPDGTKVYVANEGSGTVSVIDTASNKITATIKVGNYPYGVAVNSAGTKVYAVNDLDNTVSVIDTASNKVTATITVGDLPTGVAVNPAGTKVYVTNEHDVSVIDTATNRVTATVTVGKYPWGVAINPTGTKAYVTNYGDSTVSVINTATNKVTATIRVGSYPLGVAINPEGTKAYVANEESNTISVIDTATNKVTATITVGKEPVAFGKFIGSVRVQNSKSPVATFYASPKSGNEPLSVKFTDKSTGKPTKWKWDFGDGTYSTLQNPTHKYSKAGKYTVKLTVTNAAGSSTETKSKYITVTTTSQAPTAVFYASPKSGNAPLSVKFTDKSTGKPTKWKWDFGDGTSSTAKNPTHKYSKAGKYTVKLTVTNAAGSNTLTKPKYIIVTAKPIAVFYASPKSGNAPLSVKFTDKSTGKPTKWKWDFGDGTSSTAKNPTHKYSKAGKYTVKLTVTNAAGSFTLTKSKYIIVTAKPTAVFYASPKSGNEPLSVKFTDKSTGKPTKWKWDFGDGTYSTLQNPTHKYSKAGKYTVKLTVTNAAGSSTETKSKYITVTTTSQAPTAVFYASPKSGNVPLSVKFTDKSTGKPTKWKWDFGDGTSSTSKNPTHKYSKTGKYTVKLTVTNTAGSNTLTKSKYIIVTAISQIPVADFWSSPLSGNVPLKVTFTEISKGSPTKWRWDFGDGTYSTQKSPVHTYSAAGTYTVKLTATNAAGSNTKTKSNYIKVSGTSQVPTADFWGWPLAGKAPLKVTFTETSKGSPTKWRWDFGDGTYSTQKSPTHTYSAAGTYTVKLTATNAAGSSTKTKWNYVKVTK from the coding sequence ATGAAAATGAACAAAAAATTGTGTTCAGTAGCCTTAGCTTCAACAGCCATTGTTTTATTTTTAATTTTAACATTATCTACTACATCGGCAGCTACTGCACAGAGTACTTCTAACACGGCTAAATACGCATATATTACGAATAGTGGGGCCACTACAGTCTCTGTAATTGATACAGCTACAAATAAGGTTACAGCCACCGTGAATGTAGGATCCAATCCATACGGAGTTGCAGTAAACCCGAAGGGAACTAAGGTATATGTAGCAAGCGATGTCAACGATGCGGTCTCTGTTATTGATACAGTCACAAATAAAGTTACAGCCACGGTACCTGTAGGCTCCGATCCCTGGGGAGTTGCAGTAAACCCTGATGGAACAAAGGTATATGTGGCAAACGAAGGCAGTGGTACTGTCTCGGTAATTGACACTGCAAGCAACAAGATTACAGCTACAATAAAAGTAGGAAATTATCCTTACGGAGTTGCAGTTAACTCGGCCGGAACAAAGGTATATGCGGTAAATGACCTCGATAACACTGTTTCTGTAATTGACACTGCAAGCAACAAGGTCACAGCCACGATAACTGTAGGAGATCTCCCTACCGGAGTTGCGGTTAATCCGGCAGGAACAAAGGTATATGTGACGAACGAACACGACGTCTCTGTTATCGACACAGCCACAAATAGGGTTACAGCCACGGTGACTGTAGGGAAATATCCATGGGGAGTTGCAATTAACCCAACAGGAACAAAAGCATACGTAACAAATTATGGGGACAGCACAGTCTCTGTTATTAATACAGCCACAAACAAGGTTACAGCAACAATAAGAGTGGGAAGTTATCCTTTAGGAGTTGCAATCAATCCGGAGGGAACAAAGGCGTACGTGGCGAACGAAGAAAGTAACACTATCTCCGTAATTGACACAGCTACAAATAAGGTCACAGCCACGATAACTGTTGGAAAGGAGCCTGTTGCCTTCGGGAAGTTTATAGGTTCTGTTCGAGTACAAAACTCAAAAAGTCCTGTTGCTACATTTTATGCGTCTCCAAAATCAGGAAATGAACCTTTAAGCGTTAAATTCACTGACAAAAGTACAGGAAAACCCACTAAATGGAAATGGGATTTCGGAGATGGAACATATTCAACCTTGCAGAATCCAACTCATAAGTATTCCAAAGCAGGAAAATATACTGTTAAACTTACCGTAACAAATGCAGCAGGCAGTAGTACAGAAACAAAATCAAAATATATAACCGTTACAACAACTTCCCAAGCTCCAACTGCTGTATTTTATGCATCTCCAAAATCAGGAAATGCACCTTTAAGCGTTAAATTTACTGACAAAAGTACAGGAAAACCCACTAAATGGAAATGGGATTTCGGAGACGGAACATCGTCAACAGCTAAGAACCCGACCCATAAGTATTCCAAAGCAGGAAAATATACTGTTAAACTTACAGTAACGAATGCTGCAGGTAGTAACACGCTAACAAAACCAAAGTATATAATAGTGACAGCAAAACCAATTGCTGTGTTTTATGCATCTCCAAAGTCAGGAAATGCACCTTTAAGCGTTAAATTTACTGACAAAAGTACAGGAAAACCCACTAAATGGAAATGGGATTTCGGAGATGGAACAAGTTCAACAGCTAAAAATCCGACTCATAAGTACTCCAAAGCAGGAAAATATACTGTTAAACTTACGGTAACAAATGCTGCAGGTAGTTTCACGCTAACAAAATCAAAGTATATCATAGTGACAGCAAAACCGACTGCTGTATTCTATGCATCTCCAAAATCAGGAAATGAACCTTTAAGCGTTAAATTCACTGACAAAAGTACAGGAAAACCCACTAAATGGAAATGGGATTTCGGAGATGGAACATATTCAACCTTGCAGAATCCAACTCATAAGTATTCCAAAGCAGGAAAATATACTGTTAAACTTACCGTAACAAATGCAGCAGGCAGTAGTACAGAAACAAAATCAAAATATATAACCGTTACAACAACTTCCCAAGCTCCAACTGCTGTATTTTATGCATCTCCAAAATCAGGAAATGTACCTTTAAGCGTTAAATTTACTGACAAAAGTACAGGAAAACCCACTAAATGGAAATGGGATTTTGGAGACGGAACATCGTCAACATCTAAGAACCCGACTCACAAGTATTCCAAAACAGGAAAATATACTGTTAAACTTACAGTAACGAATACTGCAGGCAGTAACACGCTAACAAAATCAAAGTATATAATAGTGACAGCAATTTCCCAAATTCCGGTTGCGGACTTCTGGAGTTCTCCACTTTCAGGAAATGTTCCACTAAAGGTAACATTTACGGAGATTAGCAAAGGATCGCCAACGAAGTGGAGATGGGATTTTGGAGATGGGACATACTCAACACAAAAGAGTCCAGTACACACATATTCAGCTGCAGGAACCTACACGGTTAAACTTACAGCAACAAACGCAGCAGGAAGTAATACAAAAACAAAATCGAATTATATAAAAGTGTCAGGAACCTCTCAAGTCCCAACTGCAGATTTCTGGGGATGGCCGCTTGCAGGAAAAGCACCGTTAAAGGTTACATTCACAGAGACAAGCAAAGGCTCTCCAACGAAGTGGAGATGGGATTTCGGAGATGGGACATACTCAACACAAAAGAGTCCAACACATACATACTCAGCTGCAGGAACTTACACGGTTAAACTTACAGCAACAAATGCAGCAGGCAGTAGTACAAAAACAAAATGGAATTATGTAAAAGTGACAAAATGA
- a CDS encoding flavodoxin family protein has product MKVIGIVGSPRKNGNTNILVQQVLESAAEAGVETRTFILNEMNYKGCQGCGYCRSHDKCKLEDDLTEVFDELASADGVVFGSPIYFGQFTGQMRLFLDRCYSLINADFSPRLPVGKKAIIVGVQGAPDPEAFKGVYEEFKGQVSGFMQAEVKDVLIGVGYNIPGEVKNNIELMEKAKNAGLNLFK; this is encoded by the coding sequence ATGAAAGTTATAGGTATTGTAGGAAGCCCCCGAAAGAATGGAAACACGAACATTCTTGTCCAGCAGGTCCTGGAAAGCGCAGCAGAAGCAGGTGTCGAAACCCGGACATTTATTCTCAACGAGATGAACTACAAAGGCTGCCAGGGCTGCGGATACTGTAGAAGCCATGACAAATGCAAGCTTGAAGATGATCTTACGGAAGTATTCGATGAACTTGCGTCAGCAGACGGAGTTGTCTTTGGTTCTCCGATTTATTTTGGCCAGTTTACAGGCCAAATGCGGCTTTTCCTTGACCGTTGCTACTCCCTTATAAATGCTGACTTCTCTCCTCGTCTCCCTGTCGGGAAAAAGGCGATAATTGTCGGAGTTCAGGGAGCTCCTGACCCAGAAGCCTTTAAAGGGGTCTACGAAGAGTTCAAAGGGCAAGTTTCCGGCTTCATGCAGGCAGAAGTAAAGGATGTCCTTATAGGAGTTGGCTATAACATTCCGGGTGAGGTCAAGAATAATATAGAGCTTATGGAAAAAGCAAAAAATGCAGGTCTTAACCTGTTCAAATGA